Genomic window (Vigna unguiculata cultivar IT97K-499-35 chromosome 10, ASM411807v1, whole genome shotgun sequence):
GTCATCATATTGCTAAGAAAAATATCAGCAAGTAGTTTCCAAATACATGAgaagtttatgaaaaaaataagcaGTTGCCCTTGCAACCTCATATGCTTCCTACAATCAGTTCAATGATGTTTcctaaatgttataaaaatggAAGTGTCTAActtaataagaaataaatcaaaatcaaaaaattaaagagaaaaaccTCTAACAGTGAAACCACCCATCTATATGCTCCTAGATTATGTAGTCTTTTGCCAAACCAAGTCCATATTGTGCAGGCACACACTATAGTGAAATCTCTGAAGCTTGTCGAAATTGTTCAACTCCCTTCACGTAGAAAGGCTCAGAGTTTAACATGTCATCAATAAACAGAAACAATTGAGCACTAATAAAACAACTTCATCAAACATTTGTTAGATACAAtacactttaatattttttaagtattggTTTAGAGACAAAGTATTCTATCCTGTCTTCTGCATTTCCTAAGTGctataatttgataaattataaaagaactAAACATAAGTATAGCCAAACTACCAGAAAAAAATATAGCAAGGAAATAGAAATATACCAAATTCAAAATCCAACAAGATAATGCTAACTAAAGGAACCAAAATCCATATATTGCTTTGTATCAAAggaaaaattttcataaatgaGGAACTTCTGTTACAATGTCTATATATACTGCAGAATACCAACTAAGAGGTCAATTATAGTTGTCTAACAAATGACAGTTATAAATGACTTCAATAGAAACTCACAAGGAAAAATATGTTTGACTATTTTTCAAGGCTGAAACCATATTGTATTTCACTATTTGTATGatcataacaatgaatttataattCCTCATGAAGATAAGTTCACCCTTGAGCAATGAATGATCATAGcaagaataatttataatcatatttattaaactCTAACCTGAATTTCTAATTCTTCATGAATATAAGTTCACCCTTAGGCTGCTCCAAGTGTTATTTCAAGTCTAGTTTTCCAAGGAAAAGGATCATAAGCtttattgaaaatatgaaaCTCTAAACTTTGTTCGGCATGCATAAATGACCAATTTTAGCATatcaccatattcaatcattcaattactaacaaatttaaactTGCATAAATCACAAATTTCAGCATGCATAAATGACAAATCACATATATTTAAGAAGATTCTTTCTATCTCGTTCCTTTGAGTTGCAACCGCCTAAAGCAGAGGAACGACAAGTACACAAACTTCGCACTAAAATCAGTTTATTAAAACCTAACCTAAACTAAAAGAAGAGTGAGCAGAGAGAAATGGTTAGTTACCATATGAATCGAGGCCGAAGGCAGAATTTGCTCCTTGGCGTTGCCAAGGCTGATTTCGTTGTGGATGAAGGAGGTAAAGGCAGTGGAGGAACGATCCATGTCATCATTGTCCGTGGATGAAAGCGTTAACAACAGGATGTATGTCGATCTGATACTCTTCGACAGCGGCGGAGTTGCCAGATTCCTTCACGTGTTCGCGGAAAACGTACTTCTCGAGATTGTTGAGCGCGATGTTGAAGTCGAAGGCCCTCATTCCTTTACCTCTAATCGAACCCTAGATTGATGAAGGCGTGCTTTCCGTTTTGGATCCTCAAGGTTGCACGCGATTATGCCGATCAACGTACTTACTTGTAGCCATTGGAGGAGAGGAGATAGcgaataattttgaaaattctatAAGTATAAGAAAGTTTGAAAAAAGTCCTTTGCGAAATTTCAAATGTTAACCCTTAACTTCCTGCAAATATAAatctataaaagaaatttataagaaaaaagtaTAAACTTGCTGTGAATTAAAactttgtatgaaaataatcgTAAAGTAAAATagatttcaataattttttatcaaattccgacgaaaataaattaagtaaatttttgcaggaaatttgtaatttttaaaatagtttccTGCCAAATTTCAAAATCTATTAAATATATACGTGTTGATTTGAATTTGCAAAAATAATcgtaataaatataagaaagtttTGTGAAATTTTCTGCGGATCAAGAtcagtaagaaaaaaaatcatataataagtaaattcttaataaattttgcatgaaatttttatgaatttttttcacaGTAAATTTTGCAACTAAATCGTAAATTTCTAGTAGTGGTGGTATGTTTTGGTGAAGAGAAGAAGCTTCAAGAGAACTGATGGTGtactcattaattattattagtggaAGATTTTTCCGTGGATTTTTCCTCCATATATATTGAGGTTTTCTCACTGCTAAACTAAAAAGTTTTGGTGTACATAACTGAAAGCTCTAatcaaacttataaaaataaatgaaaaacatgatatatttaaaatgtacaTAGAACAAATAGAATAAAcgtaaataaacaaaaaaataaaataaaactttgtttTATTTAGTCTTAAATAAAGGGATGAGACTACGGTGcttattaaattgaaacaaaaacagAGACTTTCTAACAGATAACAAAGCAAAACACGTAACAAAATATCGAATCGCGGCTATCTTTATTTCATAATGCAGTATTTCTTTTGGAGGActtcttaataaattattattatatgctGCTAAAAGGTAAAAGAATTGACAAAAGCAACAACCAGAAAGCAAATACAATAAATAGATCAAATAAAACCAAGGAAACACGATGCAAGGAGCGAGAAACAGGATAATAAACATGAATTCCTTAACTGTAAGCTATACAAATGAATTCCACTCAAGGACACAACGAAAGTATGACAAAATAAATTCCATAACTCAAGGGATCGTGCTGTTCTAAAAGAGGATAAAtgacttacaatttttttataaatctaatgAGGGAATTTTTCTTTGATGTAGACTCCTTTTCTATGTCATATGATTCACCAAATATAAGATACACAATTGTTCTCCTCACTACCAATCCATGACCAAAAATCACGAAAATCTCAACCTTGTCTCCTGATcctaaatttgatattataccCTCCCAATCTTTATCGTTAAAGAAAATTACCGTGCCATGGTTGTGTATATGCAATGTGCATTTTGTATAATTAACAATTAAGACACTTCTAAGATCTTCGGTTGCCACAATTTCAGGGGTTGATAAATAAACTGCACACAAAGCCATTCCCTTTATGTCACGATCCCGAGGCACAGTGAAAGAAACAGAATAGCCCTCACCCATATCGGCCAAACAATTAGGATTATTGTCACCTGGAAGAGAAACATCACAAGATTCACTTCCTGCAAATACCTGTATCATGAGATAAATAAGGACATGTttagttaaacaaaaacaaatacatGATTAAAACAAATCTGGTTAATAGTTTTGTTCGGTATATATCACCATTTCTATATGGATTTAGAATGCGGTTCTGTTTTTGACTCTCTTAGTGTATATTTCTACAATCACTAGGAATAAAACAATCATAAAGCTAGTAAAGCAAGAAAGtggaaattaaaaatttgctAGCGCTTAGCACAAGCATAATCAATTGGTTAGTTGGTTATTATTGGGTTATATATTCTTTCATATGGTTATATATGGATTATGGttccatatggttatatgacatttgtgttacacatataagacatttAACACCACTTTTATGCAaagactttgactcacacttggactattcccaacaatctcccctcaaGGGTTCTTTCATATGTTTTGGTTATAGTCATTAAGAGATTGTGGttccatatggttatatgacatttgtattacacatataagacatttgacaccacttttatcccaaaaccttaaggcaatggtgttatgagtctttatattcttatatagtgtttaactttgtctattttatccagtgtgagactttgactcacacttggactattcccaacaatttttattatttttttatttaaattaaattttagaaaatattttagttttagagatatgtttaagttttagaaattagttattattttagattaggagtgagatattctaaatattttatacttgatattctgttatattttgctctatatatatcaataaaatataacatgttCCTCcatataacatatcacatatatctcatattttcaaaagtccTAAAAGTCCCAACAAAGTGGTATAAAGAGCCATTATTCTTACTGCTAATAGAATGGAAGGAAATATGTCACATGTCGGTATTCCACTCTTTGATGGTGAAAGTTATGATCTATGGGCGGTAAGGATGCACACATATCTAGAGGAGCTAGATCTATGGGAAGTCGTGGAGGAAGGTGATGTTCCCTTGTCTGAGAATCCCATTGTGGCTCAAATAAAAGCacataaagacaaaaaatgagaaagaaaaagacaaaGTCATGCTTGTTTGCAGGTGTTTCACAAATGATTATGACCAAGATCATGACTCTAAAGTCTCCCAAAGAAATTTGGGAATACTTGAAAGCAAAATATGAAGGGTACTAAAAGATTCAAGACATGAGAGTTTTGAACTTGATAAGGGAGTTCGAgatgcaaagaatgaaagagtCAGAGATGATTAAAGAAtactcaaacaaattgttgggtattgccaacaagataaaattgttgAGATGAAATTTTCAGATTCTAGACTCATTGAGAAAATTCTAGTGACGGTGCCGGAAAGATATAAGACATCTATTACTTCcttagaaaacacaaaagattTGTCTATAATTACCTTGGCAGAGGTGATACATGCCTTGCAAGCACAAAAACAACGAAGATTGATGAGAGAAGATCATGAGGCAGTTGaaggtaatttaaattacactgAATAGAATGCTCTCATagtcaagaaaaatataaggagcaaatacaacaacacaCAGGTTTTTCCATCTTGTCCCCATTGCAAGAAAAAAGGTCATCAACCCAACTGGTGTTGGTGGAGGCCAGATGTCAAATGTCACAAATGCGCGGTTAATTGGGACATGTGGAAAAGGTATGCAAATCCTAAGATTCTCAAGAAGATGTTCAAATTGTGGAGGATAAATTAGAGGAGGAACTACTTCTTACAACATCATGTGTCAACCAACGAATCTACAAAAGAATGGACTATAGATAGTGATTGCACAAACCACATGACTCATGATAGAGAAATTTTCAAGGAGctcaataaatcaaatatttccaaGGTAAGAATTGAGAATGGAGAACAACTTGCTATGAAAGGTACATGAacagtttcaattaaaattcattctggtattaaattaatttttgatgtctTATATGTTTCTGAGATTACcaaaaatttgttaagtgttgCTCAAATGTTAGAGAAATGTTACAAGGTctcctttgaaaataaagtttgtGTGATAAAAAATGCTAAAAACATAGAAGTAATCAAAGTCTacatgaaagaaaatatttgcaTTGGATTTCATGAAGGAGGAATGTGCTACAAATAGAGTGAGTATGAAAGAATGATGAAAATCATATCTCTGGAAGAAAGTAAATGTACAAGTGAAGAAAGTAGATGGAGGTTCAcattctaatattcacaaaaggTCCAATGCTACTACAATGAAATCCACACTggacaaagaaaaagaatatgatgttgatataagaagaaaaaatataaaggatgatgccaaattgaataaagatgTGATGCcatggaagaaagagaaaaacaaaaattacaagcacaaaaagaggagaaaatcaatcatcaaaagatggagaatcaaatatgaagatataaattttaaataaacaaatattaagcAAAGAGGAATGTtaagaatattacttaatatcttttttatttaaattattttttagaaaatatttcagttttagagatatgttagttattattttagattaggagtgagatattctaaatattttatacttaatatTCTGTAAAATTTTGCTCTATATACagggtatatcaataaaatacaacaacaacatgtttcccgtataacatatcacatatatctctcatattttcaaaagccctaaaaatcccaagaattattaaaatcatatactTTTGGAAGATGTTGTGTTGGTGTAGAGGTGTAGGATGCTAAAAGTTTACAAATGTAGTTTCTGTTACATACTTCATTAGGATTATTGTGTTCTCTTAATTAATAGCTACAATGGTGGTGAAAGTAATGAACAGAGGGAAAGTTAGAGAAGAACCTCGGAAATGCTATCGCTGAAAGCATCGAGGAATTCTTTGCATCTTCCATCACCGATCAAAAGAGACCTGAAGTGCTGCTTTGAAGTGTGTGATTCTGTAATATTTACACCATATTCGACCAAAATATCTTGTACTTGCTTAGATAGTTGAAACTCCGTCTCACATTGCAACAAAACACTTCGAAGATTGACAAGGATCCTAAGTAATGGCGCAATATCATCCCAACTATTAACTTCCACATCCATGCAAAAGGAATGATAATAAGATAGGGGGTTCATTGATGGCAACATCCAAGACCGcatgataaaaggaaaaagattaTGTGATAATCCCTCAAATCCTCGAAGAGACAAATATCCAATACTTTTTGAGCTTACAATTGAAAAAGGAACTTGTTTCATAACTGTACTTTCAGTAATTAGAGTTATCAAGGATTCCATTTGCCTTATATCTTTTTCCATTAGGTGAATCCCGGAACAACCAGAAAGAATGAGTGTTTTTAAAGATTTCAACATATATATCTCTCTGGGAAGATTCTTTATCCTTGTACAGTCCTTCAAATTTAGAAGTGTAAGATTGCAGAGACCTCCAATAGATTGGTGCACTTCGCACAATCTTGGGCAATCTTTGAGAATGAGTTGTTCAAGACTTGGTAGTCTCGAAAAGTCAGGGGTTTCTGTCAAGTACTTGGAGTGACTAAGATTAAGGACTGTTAGTGATGCCAAAACCTTCAAGAAGATAGTTTTTTTGGAAAATGTTAGAAAAGAAAGTGATGGAATAAAATAGTTGTAAGTGGAAACaaatactatatttattttgggcagaggttcaaaaataaaatgtgaagtTATAAAACCTGGGGTTCTTTCCAGACGAGTCGAGGAAGACTGTGTTTTAAATCAATGGCTATTGCATCACGTAGAAATCCAATAGGTAGGAATTCTGAAGAAAAATTTTCCAACCTAATCCATCCTAGTTCCTTAGAGCGGTACTCACAATGTCCACCGAGTTTCATCCTTCTTATTGCGTCTCTTACCTCTAAATAATCATGTTTGAAGAAATCTCTTACAGTTAGAAACCATTTCGGAGGGAATCTCTGAATGACTTTTTTATCCTGTGATGAAAATagctaaaaaacaaatatattgcaCATGAgaaagcaaacacttttaaaaagaGTTTAAAAACAATAGATAAAGAATGTTCTTACAATATGCTCTAACAGTACATCCTTATCAAACCACAGTCGACTGGTCTTCTCAGGTTCCTTTCCTGAAGTAATTTTGGCAACAATTTCTCTTGCCATTTCTCTTAGCAAAGGATGCAATCCAAACttgttatttttaactattatgaGACTACGTTCTATGAGAATTCTGATTCCACTTTCAGCGTTTACTCCACAACCATTCAGGATCTTTGTAACATAGACTCTATCTTTACCAACAAAGAAACAACATATATCAAGGAATAAATTTCTTTCATATTGATTAGGTAAACCGTCGAAACTTATTTTCAATATCTCTAGAACTTTATGCTGGGGAAGACGTTCTAATCTTGACAATACGTTATTCCATTCTTCCTTCGTCCTTTCATACAAACAACTTCCAATGACTTCAAGAAGTAGAGGTAGTCCTCCACAATAAGCAACTACTCTTTTTGCAAGGAAATGGTATTCGTCTTTTGGTTTTGCTTCTCTAAATGCGTGCCAACTAAGAAGCTCAAGGGACTCGTTTGGGTTCATTAAGTTTATCtgaaaaatagaataaagaTCTCTTGTGAACGGtgggttttgttttgttgttgtaacGATTATTACAGTTCCTTCACCGAAACGTGACCTTACAATCATTtctaaataataagaaaaattcaCATCGTCAAGTACAATGAGCACCTTTTTCCCATAAATTCTTTCCGGAATCAAACTTCTTCCCATCTCAATGCTACAAAgttgtttttgttcaaaatctTCAATGAAAAATTTCTCTGTGAATGTATCATGAATTTGATCATAGATGGCTTTAGCAAGTGTGGTTTTACCTGACCCTCCCTTTCCACATATCGCTATCCTACAAACTTTCGTggattctttttttataatttgaatcaCTTCCTCCATACGGGATTGTAATCCAACTGGAAATTTAGTAGCAGACAAGACTGCTAAATTAAGAACGCTCTTAACAATTTTGTCCACTACTTCAGCATCACTCCTTCAAGTTCAATAGAAGTTATAAAAGAAGTCatgtataacaaaaattaaaatacaagcTTAAAAATATGGTTATTGAGTGAGCGGGTGATTTACCTGTAATTGCTCTCATCCCATCCAAAAAAATCTGCAGTTTTGCTGAGTGCGTGGTTCCACCCGGACATGCCATGCTCCAGTTGTTGTGCTGAAAATGATTGCTGTGCAGTTGCTTTGAGGGTTTTTCCAAAATCACCCCTTTGAAGACGAACATCAGATGGCTGAATTTCGTAATATACGGGCAGAACATGTCGGTAATAAGTTTTGTGCCACTCAATGATTTGTTGAAGCTGATGAAGACACCAAGCAGATTGAGAATAGGTTTTGGTGAAAACAACAATTGCTACACGACAGAGATTGAGAATAGGTTGTTGGATATCCATGTCGTTGACTGCATTCTGGTGGTGAAGGAGAGTGGTGAGTCCAGCAGCAGAGAGGACAGAATCGAGATGAGAAACAAATTTCCTGTGGATGTCTTCTCCATTGAAGTTAATCAGCATATCATACATCTGTGGAAGTTTGGAAGTTGAAGAGGCGAATTCCATGGAAGAAACTGGTGACGTTCTGAAGTGTTGGAAGAGAAAGCAATAATGCAACACATGAGAGATGATCTCTTTACAGACACAAAACCATTCAAAGTAGCAAaagattaatatttgtttatagcCGTGGAAGCGCGTTAAGACCATTACAGAACACTTTTTACTTTGGCCATTGAAGAAATTAGACCTACACCCACTTTGTCCACCCAAAGAAAACATTACACTGATTAACTATGAAAACTTCTCTAGTGATGATCCGTTTTTTGAAAATTACATATTAGCTTtacttttgattttaaaatcaatatatgaggccttttaaattttaaagaataacaaatACATATTCTTTTCACATTAACGCATATCTAATGAGGCCTttctaataatgaaaaaaaaatagaaagtataaatataatttagagaAACGTCACTATACCtgaatttatttgtaaaataaaagaattagagatcactttattataaaagttttgTATCATTTATTAAAACTACAAAAGAGATTACTgtcattcattttattaaaaacgcaAAGAAAATTTAGTTTTCCCTTTTATTTGAGATACAAAACTATATCATACGCATTTTTGTAACATTATTTAATACCATTTTGTAGTTATTATTAAAGAAACATTACCTTttttccatttatatttattttgaattctaGCTTGCTGGTCTATGtctcattttaataattaatgtaattatacCTTTTGCGAAAGTTGTTTTCTTATGATTAAACCAAAgcaattatagtgaaaatttTAGGCTACATCTCAGATGCATCTTGTACACGTAACGATTGACCTGGTCCTTACCCTTTTTCTGGCTACCTATTTTGATATGTAGACACCCAATACAAAAGACTCGAATATTATAGCATATTAGGACAAAACTTAAATACACTGTTACAGGTATTTTTGTATTCTTAACCGGTCAAAATTAGAATATcacatatatgatatatattggCATTCAATTCAATGGAATAATTATTACCTAATGAAAATCCACCAGACACATGTGGCTTTTAATCTGCATCTTTAAAGCCATTCCCTTCGCCTCTGTGCACccaactagggatggcaacggggcggggacgggtttcactatcctaTATCTATCCCCGTAAAAAAAGTTCATCCCCATTCTCAtatccaaacccaacgggtatcaaacttttatcccattcccatccccaccgggtaacgggtataatcttgtatccatacccgtacccgttttcttactactttaatattaattttaattaattttgttgggtattgggctcccttactatgtggagaaaaggctcaaaatttgagaagcccatgtctcacttaaacctagtggagaggaggctataaaataaagagagaggcagaacaatagagtcagaatacactgaaagccctaacacatagagggagaggtagagggaaaattctgttcacgtttttcatagagctgtcgcagtaaattcggcgctgcggattcgttcaccgttggatcgggctgaattttttacagcaggttcggaactcattgctcttcattctgaccggtcggatctttgatacgaggtctgagttgggagatattaatttcgcactgcagtagtgatttgtagaggttttcccctcttgttcttctctatttgaaagctttgttgctttgttatttggttgggtgttggcactaatttgtgctattgattgagactcttttgtactcttgttgatcatagtggagctatttctttggtctggacgactcgtggtttttacccttgatttgaggggttttccacgttaaaaatcttagtgcctttatttgtgcttttggtgatttattattgctgctctttgattattgctcctcatagattcttgcaagttaggggaaattatatccgctgcattctctggtatattgtttgttgttgttttccccatcagtgtgttatcagagctcttggttgggctatatttacttgcttgaatgatggaggcaaatgcaaagatggttgctttgaatggtacaaattatcatttgtggaagggcaagatgaaagatttattatttgtcaagaaattgcatcttccggtctttactacacagaagccagattctatgtctgaagaagaatgggattttgagcaccaacaggtatgtggttttattcggcaatatgttgaagataatgtttataatcatattgctaatgagacacatgccagagctttgtgggagaagattgagtctttgtatgcttctaagtcgggcaataataaattgtatttgttaaattgcttgatgaatttgaggtacagggagaattcttctatttctgatcacttaaatgagtttcaagggctcctagatcaattgtcaggaatgggcataaagtttgatgacgaagttatgggattatggttgcttaatactctaccagagtcttgggaggtatttcgggtttcaattacgaattctgcctcgaatggtgttgtttcttttcagatggcaaagagcggtgctcttaatgaagagatgagaaggaaggcacatggttcttcatctcagtctaagatgcttgttacagaagctagggggagaagtcagaaaaaggaacataaaggtggtagagagaagagtaggagcaagtccaagtcaagatacaagaatttagagtgccatttttgtcataaaactgggcacattcaaaaatactgttttaagtggaaaaaggagaacaaagacaagaagggcaaacagagagagtgatcataatgatgatgatcgtgtcactactgctacagatggtgatcttgttcttcttcatgactttgagtccgttaatcttgtatctgatgagagcatgtggattattgatagtggtgctacactgcatgttacacctaggaaggagttcttcacatcttacacttctggtgattttggagtgttgaagatgggtaatgatggtgagtctaaagtgattggtgttggtgatgtttgcctgcaaaccaacatgggagtgcagttgttgcttaaaggagtcaaacatgctccggatgtccgttttaatttaatttctgtacagttgcttgatgattgtggttatgacaatcactttggttctagtaaatggaagctcactaaaggtaacttggttatggccagaggggagaaataatctaaattgtactggactaaagctttggttgctaaagacagtgtgaatgctatgtatatggaggcatctttgtggcaccggaggcttggtcatataagtgagaaagggcttaactgcttagctaaaaaggatgtgcttatgggattgagaaatgcagaattggagaaatgttctcattgcatagctggtaaacaaaccagagtatcttttaagaagcatccaccctcaaggaagtcaaaattgcttgaattggtgaattctgacgtttgtggcccattaaaggtaaagtcatttagtggtgcactttactttgttacttttattgatgattgttccaggaagctatgggtctatgctcttcagcggaaaggtcaagtacttgaaaagttcaaggaatttcatgctatggttgagaggcaatcaggcaagaagctgaaatgcatccatagtgataatggtggtgagtaccgtggaccttttgatgtttattgcaggcagcatggtattagacacgagaagactcctcctaaaactcctcagttgaatggtctagcggagaggatgaacaggaccttggttgaaagggttacatgtatgctttcagaagcaaagttgcc
Coding sequences:
- the LOC114166374 gene encoding TMV resistance protein N-like isoform X1, with the protein product MVLTRFHGYKQILIFCYFEWFCVCKEIISHVLHYCFLFQHFRTSPVSSMEFASSTSKLPQMYDMLINFNGEDIHRKFVSHLDSVLSAAGLTTLLHHQNAVNDMDIQQPILNLCRVAIVVFTKTYSQSAWCLHQLQQIIEWHKTYYRHVLPVYYEIQPSDVRLQRGDFGKTLKATAQQSFSAQQLEHGMSGWNHALSKTADFFGWDESNYRSDAEVVDKIVKSVLNLAVLSATKFPVGLQSRMEEVIQIIKKESTKVCRIAICGKGGSGKTTLAKAIYDQIHDTFTEKFFIEDFEQKQLCSIEMGRSLIPERIYGKKVLIVLDDVNFSYYLEMIVRSRFGEGTVIIVTTTKQNPPFTRDLYSIFQINLMNPNESLELLSWHAFREAKPKDEYHFLAKRVVAYCGGLPLLLEVIGSCLYERTKEEWNNVLSRLERLPQHKVLEILKISFDGLPNQYERNLFLDICCFFVGKDRVYVTKILNGCGVNAESGIRILIERSLIIVKNNKFGLHPLLREMAREIVAKITSGKEPEKTSRLWFDKDVLLEHILFSSQDKKVIQRFPPKWFLTVRDFFKHDYLEVRDAIRRMKLGGHCEYRSKELGWIRLENFSSEFLPIGFLRDAIAIDLKHSLPRLVWKEPQVLASLTVLNLSHSKYLTETPDFSRLPSLEQLILKDCPRLCEVHQSIGGLCNLTLLNLKDCTRIKNLPREIYMLKSLKTLILSGCSGIHLMEKDIRQMESLITLITESTVMKQVPFSIVSSKSIGYLSLRGFEGLSHNLFPFIMRSWMLPSMNPLSYYHSFCMDVEVNSWDDIAPLLRILVNLRSVLLQCETEFQLSKQVQDILVEYGVNITESHTSKQHFRSLLIGDGRCKEFLDAFSDSISEVFAGSESCDVSLPGDNNPNCLADMGEGYSVSFTVPRDRDIKGMALCAVYLSTPEIVATEDLRSVLIVNYTKCTLHIHNHGTVIFFNDKDWEGIISNLGSGDKVEIFVIFGHGLVVRRTIVYLIFGESYDIEKESTSKKNSLIRFIKKL
- the LOC114166374 gene encoding putative disease resistance protein At4g11170 isoform X2, with amino-acid sequence MVLTRFHGYKQILIFCYFEWFCVCKEIISHVLHYCFLFQHFRTSPVSSMEFASSTSKLPQMYDMLINFNGEDIHRKFVSHLDSVLSAAGLTTLLHHQNAVNDMDIQQPILNLCRVAIVVFTKTYSQSAWCLHQLQQIIEWHKTYYRHVLPVYYEIQPSDVRLQRGDFGKTLKATAQQSFSAQQLEHGMSGWNHALSKTADFFGWDESNYRSDAEVVDKIVKSVLNLAVLSATKFPVGLQSRMEEVIQIIKKESTKVCRIAICGKGGSGKTTLAKAIYDQIHDTFTEKFFIEDFEQKQLCSIEMGRSLIPERIYGKKINLMNPNESLELLSWHAFREAKPKDEYHFLAKRVVAYCGGLPLLLEVIGSCLYERTKEEWNNVLSRLERLPQHKVLEILKISFDGLPNQYERNLFLDICCFFVGKDRVYVTKILNGCGVNAESGIRILIERSLIIVKNNKFGLHPLLREMAREIVAKITSGKEPEKTSRLWFDKDVLLEHILFSSQDKKVIQRFPPKWFLTVRDFFKHDYLEVRDAIRRMKLGGHCEYRSKELGWIRLENFSSEFLPIGFLRDAIAIDLKHSLPRLVWKEPQVLASLTVLNLSHSKYLTETPDFSRLPSLEQLILKDCPRLCEVHQSIGGLCNLTLLNLKDCTRIKNLPREIYMLKSLKTLILSGCSGIHLMEKDIRQMESLITLITESTVMKQVPFSIVSSKSIGYLSLRGFEGLSHNLFPFIMRSWMLPSMNPLSYYHSFCMDVEVNSWDDIAPLLRILVNLRSVLLQCETEFQLSKQVQDILVEYGVNITESHTSKQHFRSLLIGDGRCKEFLDAFSDSISEVFAGSESCDVSLPGDNNPNCLADMGEGYSVSFTVPRDRDIKGMALCAVYLSTPEIVATEDLRSVLIVNYTKCTLHIHNHGTVIFFNDKDWEGIISNLGSGDKVEIFVIFGHGLVVRRTIVYLIFGESYDIEKESTSKKNSLIRFIKKL